The Candidatus Syntrophosphaera sp. region AGCAAACGCATGCTGGAGGTCTATCCCCGCCTGCGCCATCTGAAGGTCCGCCGTACCTGGCGCGGCCAGTATCCGATGACCCCGGACGGCTTCCCCATCGTGGGCAGGGCAGGTAAAAACCTGATCAACGCCGTTGGCATGTGCGGGCAGGGCTTCATGCTTGGCCCCGGACTGGGCGAACTGCTAACCCGGATCTGCCTGGAAGAGCTTTCGCAGAGCGACCTCAGGGTCCTGCAAAGCTTCGACCCGCTGCGTGATTTCTCGGGAATGGAAGCCTTTAAATAGGCTCGCTCTCAAACAGGATAAAGAAGCCATACCTTATATTCCGAAGCCTGGTTTCCTGCTCGTTTCCCACTGGATGCCCGCCAGGCGGGCGGTTATCCGGCGGGATACATAAAGGAAACGAATGGTTGGAATATCAGGCGGGGGAAATGGGATCGGGACTGAGCTGTTTTGCGTGGCAACATCAATAAACCCTCAGCAATATAAAGAAAGCGCCTGATGTTCTCAGGCGCTTTTCATATCTGGCCGGGTTTATGGCCCGGAGGTTTTACACGGTCTGGCTGATCAACTGGGCAATGCGGCTGAGCCGGCTGTTGATGTCCGCGATCAGTTCGGCATCGGTGGCGAAGGTACGGGCCGATCTCAGGTTTTCTTCAGCCCTGCGGAACAGCGTGTTCGCGGTGGTCTTGGCGGCGTCGCGCTCGTTTTTCAGGCGGGTGGCTTCCCTGCCCACGGCCCTCGCGGCCTGCCTGTCCAGATCGATGAACCGGTTGTAGGCATCCGTCCCTCGTGTCTGGTTGACCACGGAAAGGATGATATAAGCCTGGGCGATGGCGGGATTGCGGGCAATGGTCAGGTTGGCATTGGTTTCCGCGTCATTGTAACGGTTTTGGGAGAGGTAGATGGCGGCCAGGTTCAGATAGACAAACTCGTTCTCCGGCTGGATCTTTCTCAGTTCCTGGATGGTATTGATCGCCTTGCTGTTCATTTCAGCCACCACCGCGGGATCCGTGCTGTCAGCAGCCAAAGTGCGATAGAGGCCGACCACGTTCAGATAGGCGTTGGCATTGTTGGGATCGCTCTTGATCAGGCCCTCATAGCGGGCGATGGCGTCCTGCATGCGGCCGCTCCTCTGATAGGAAGTGGCCAGCCTGCGGCTGATCAGTTCGTTGTCCGGCGCTTCGTCGAATGCCTTTTCCAACAAGGGGATCGCTTCGGCATAGCTGCCTTCGTCATAGAGCATCAGGGCCAGGCGGACGTTGGCCGTGGAATAATCCGGATTGAGGGTCAGGGCCTTGCGGAATGATTCCTTGGCCTTGGTGGCGTTGCCCTGCTGGGCATAGAGGTTGCCCACGGCCAGCCAGAGTTCCTCGTCCTCGGTGGCTGCGGCGATCTGCTCCATCAGGGCGATGCGCTTGGCGGGCTGGT contains the following coding sequences:
- a CDS encoding FAD-binding oxidoreductase, with the translated sequence SKRMLEVYPRLRHLKVRRTWRGQYPMTPDGFPIVGRAGKNLINAVGMCGQGFMLGPGLGELLTRICLEELSQSDLRVLQSFDPLRDFSGMEAFK
- a CDS encoding tetratricopeptide repeat protein; amino-acid sequence: MNKWILIVLVALLGLYSCANNSSAGAEKVEKAAITTKVAILPLKALDSGSRYITKILTVRDLELTFDQHANYTLMDMDETAEQFKYTGFRDVEDMDEEDMKEISANLTSDVIVMGTVSEGRTGIYSISMRFYSTLSEELKQISFNVSKLKEPRWKALEDNMMKELDVFVSNEMDKIFNIATNYYNNANYVEAERALKQVVALKPDKMEAYYYLANTYVKTDRNALAEENFIKAYELNPKDQRVYSALIDLYDKTNQPAKRIALMEQIAAATEDEELWLAVGNLYAQQGNATKAKESFRKALTLNPDYSTANVRLALMLYDEGSYAEAIPLLEKAFDEAPDNELISRRLATSYQRSGRMQDAIARYEGLIKSDPNNANAYLNVVGLYRTLAADSTDPAVVAEMNSKAINTIQELRKIQPENEFVYLNLAAIYLSQNRYNDAETNANLTIARNPAIAQAYIILSVVNQTRGTDAYNRFIDLDRQAARAVGREATRLKNERDAAKTTANTLFRRAEENLRSARTFATDAELIADINSRLSRIAQLISQTV